A segment of the Frankineae bacterium MT45 genome:
GGGCGACACCGACGGCCTGATCGACGGTCCGCACCGAGTGGTCGAGGCTTACGCCGCTGTCCCAGATCGGGTACCAGATGCTGTCGGCCAGGGTGGCGACCTCGTTGAGCTTCCCGTCGTAGAGGAGGACCAGATCGAGATCGGAGTAAGGGGCGAGGTCACGACGACCCAGCCCGCCGACCGCCACCAGCGCGACGTTCGACTGTTCAGCCAGCGGAGCGGCGAGCTCGATCAGCCAGCGGTCGTAGCCCGAGGTCAGCGCGTCCCGAAGGGACTCACCGACAAGTCCGGGCTGGCGCAGGACGCCAGCCCGGACTTCACTCAGACTATTTCTATCGGAGTGAGACGATGTCACCGTTATTAGAGAGCGTCGCCGTCACGTTCACCGGTGCGGACTCGGATGATGGTCTCCACCGGTGAGACCCAGACCTTCCCGTCACCGATCTTGCCGGTCCGGGCCGCCTGCACGATGGCCTCGACAACCTTCTCGGAGTCGCCGTCGTCCACGAGCACCTCGACGCTCACCTTCGGCACCAGGTCCACGGTGTACTCCGCGCCCCGGTAGACCTCTGTGTGTCCGCGCTGGCGGCCGAATCCCTGCACTTCCTTGACGGTCAGACCCTGCACTCCGAGAACCTCGAGTGCCGACTTGACGTCATCCAGCTTGAACGGCTTGATTACCGCGGTTACCAGCTTCATGCTCACACGCTCTCCTTCATCGCCGTCGACGTCATCGTGGTGCTGCTGCTACTCAAGCCGCCACCGGTGACGACGGAGAAGTTGTACGCAGTCTCTGCGTGCTCATTCTCATCGAGGCCTTCGAGTTCGACCTCTTCGGACACGCGGAAGCCGATCGTCATATCGATGATCTTGCCAAGGATGAACGCGACAACAAAGGAGAAGACCAGA
Coding sequences within it:
- a CDS encoding nitrogen regulatory protein P-II family; translation: MSMKLVTAVIKPFKLDDVKSALEVLGVQGLTVKEVQGFGRQRGHTEVYRGAEYTVDLVPKVSVEVLVDDGDSEKVVEAIVQAARTGKIGDGKVWVSPVETIIRVRTGERDGDAL